One genomic window of Nicotiana sylvestris chromosome 10, ASM39365v2, whole genome shotgun sequence includes the following:
- the LOC104248116 gene encoding uncharacterized protein isoform X2 yields the protein MNIGELEKLQDRVAITLCHLERIFPPSFFDIMEHLVIHLAEEAKIGGPPQYRSMWAFERRHPEGSIAEGYWIEECMTFCSRYLHDVETKLNRPLRNYGLYNEIPNQEGRQSTKIEGFMLDDITHAQAHRYVLFNSATITPYRDEHIKEIKKQNPRLSRHDVDQIHNEKFHIWFRKHVEKIHMEGEQIPEEIQNLAIGPSKQAKRMNGYISNGVRYLTKSRDAKLKTQNSGVMVKATTQSYASARDRNPILAEVTFYGILTDIIELYYIANLKFILFRCEWVDNKKGLIVEDDYGFTLVNFSQLLYKRQHPSNEPFIFASQAQQVFYVHHPIAKEWQIVVEIKPRGCYNLGENKPVNEQMEEHMELWPEQQLDDIIFENEEAIKWVREGVSEIEIDPLTLESIETYDEEDDIS from the exons ATGAACATAGGTGAATTAGAAAAGCTCCAAGATCGAGTTGCAATAACTCTTTGTCATTTGGAGAGAATATTTCCTCCATCTTTTTTCGATATCATGGAACATCTAGTCATCCATTTAGCTGAAGAAGCAAAGATTGGTGGACCTCCACAATATCGTTCAATGTGGGCATTTGAAAG AAGGCATCCAGAAGGTTCAATTGCAGAGGGATATTGGATAGAAGAGTGCATGACATTCTGCTCAAGATATCTACATGATGTGGAGACAAAGTTAAATCGACCTTTGAGAAATTATGGTTTGTATAATGAGATTCCAAATCAAGAGGGTCGTCAGTCAACTAAAATAGAGGGGTTTATGCTTGATGACATTACTCATGCCCAAGCACACAGATATGTTTTATTTAATTCTGCTACCATAACGCCATACCGCGA TGAGCATATAAAAGAAATCAAGAAGCAAAATCCTCGTCTATCGAGACATGATGTGGATCAAATTCACAATGAAAAATTTCACATATGGTTTAGAAAACAT GTTGAGAAGATACACATGGAAGGTGAGCAAATACCAGAAGAAATTCAAAATCTAGCTATTGGCCCATCAAAGCAAGCAAAAAGGATGAATGGATATATAAGTAATGGAGTTAGATACTTAACAAAGTCTCGTGATGCAAAGCTAAAAACACAAAATAGTGGAGTTATGGTAAAGGCTACCACTCAGAGCTATGCAAGCGCAAGAGACAGAAATCCTATATTAGCAGAAGTCACCTTTTATGGAATTCTCACGGATATAATTGAGTTGTATTATATCGCAAACCTCAAGTTTATACTATTTAGATGCGAATGGGTGGACAACAAAAAGGGTCTTATTGTGGAAGATGATTATGGATTTACTCTTGTTAATTTTTCTCAGCTACTCTACAAAAGGCAGCATCCGTCAAATGAACCTTTCATCTTTGCTTCTCAAGCTCAACAAGTGTTTTATGTCCATCATCCAATAGCAAAAGAATGGCAGATTGTAGtggaaattaaaccaagaggtTGTTATAATTTAGGTGAAAACAAACCAGTAAATGAGCAAATGGAAGAGCACATGGAATTGTGGCCCGAACAACAGCTAGATGATATTATATTTGAAAATGAAGAGGCTATTAAATGGGTTAGAGAAGGTGTGTCGGAAATAGAAATTGACCCACTTACTTTGGAAAGTATTGAAACATATGATGAAGAAGACGACATATCttag
- the LOC104248116 gene encoding uncharacterized protein isoform X1, whose protein sequence is MNIGELEKLQDRVAITLCHLERIFPPSFFDIMEHLVIHLAEEAKIGGPPQYRSMWAFERYLLTLKNYVMSRRHPEGSIAEGYWIEECMTFCSRYLHDVETKLNRPLRNYGLYNEIPNQEGRQSTKIEGFMLDDITHAQAHRYVLFNSATITPYRDEHIKEIKKQNPRLSRHDVDQIHNEKFHIWFRKHVEKIHMEGEQIPEEIQNLAIGPSKQAKRMNGYISNGVRYLTKSRDAKLKTQNSGVMVKATTQSYASARDRNPILAEVTFYGILTDIIELYYIANLKFILFRCEWVDNKKGLIVEDDYGFTLVNFSQLLYKRQHPSNEPFIFASQAQQVFYVHHPIAKEWQIVVEIKPRGCYNLGENKPVNEQMEEHMELWPEQQLDDIIFENEEAIKWVREGVSEIEIDPLTLESIETYDEEDDIS, encoded by the exons ATGAACATAGGTGAATTAGAAAAGCTCCAAGATCGAGTTGCAATAACTCTTTGTCATTTGGAGAGAATATTTCCTCCATCTTTTTTCGATATCATGGAACATCTAGTCATCCATTTAGCTGAAGAAGCAAAGATTGGTGGACCTCCACAATATCGTTCAATGTGGGCATTTGAAAG gtACTTGCTTACTCTTAAAAATTATGTGATGAGTAGAAGGCATCCAGAAGGTTCAATTGCAGAGGGATATTGGATAGAAGAGTGCATGACATTCTGCTCAAGATATCTACATGATGTGGAGACAAAGTTAAATCGACCTTTGAGAAATTATGGTTTGTATAATGAGATTCCAAATCAAGAGGGTCGTCAGTCAACTAAAATAGAGGGGTTTATGCTTGATGACATTACTCATGCCCAAGCACACAGATATGTTTTATTTAATTCTGCTACCATAACGCCATACCGCGA TGAGCATATAAAAGAAATCAAGAAGCAAAATCCTCGTCTATCGAGACATGATGTGGATCAAATTCACAATGAAAAATTTCACATATGGTTTAGAAAACAT GTTGAGAAGATACACATGGAAGGTGAGCAAATACCAGAAGAAATTCAAAATCTAGCTATTGGCCCATCAAAGCAAGCAAAAAGGATGAATGGATATATAAGTAATGGAGTTAGATACTTAACAAAGTCTCGTGATGCAAAGCTAAAAACACAAAATAGTGGAGTTATGGTAAAGGCTACCACTCAGAGCTATGCAAGCGCAAGAGACAGAAATCCTATATTAGCAGAAGTCACCTTTTATGGAATTCTCACGGATATAATTGAGTTGTATTATATCGCAAACCTCAAGTTTATACTATTTAGATGCGAATGGGTGGACAACAAAAAGGGTCTTATTGTGGAAGATGATTATGGATTTACTCTTGTTAATTTTTCTCAGCTACTCTACAAAAGGCAGCATCCGTCAAATGAACCTTTCATCTTTGCTTCTCAAGCTCAACAAGTGTTTTATGTCCATCATCCAATAGCAAAAGAATGGCAGATTGTAGtggaaattaaaccaagaggtTGTTATAATTTAGGTGAAAACAAACCAGTAAATGAGCAAATGGAAGAGCACATGGAATTGTGGCCCGAACAACAGCTAGATGATATTATATTTGAAAATGAAGAGGCTATTAAATGGGTTAGAGAAGGTGTGTCGGAAATAGAAATTGACCCACTTACTTTGGAAAGTATTGAAACATATGATGAAGAAGACGACATATCttag